A part of Candidatus Bathyarchaeota archaeon genomic DNA contains:
- a CDS encoding VOC family protein, with the protein MDSKKNQIKFHHISIVVKSNTIKDLLFTFFDELKESALPFNFESVDLTLLPLGGAYLELVHPHGNEQMEKFLKVRGEAIHHFCFEVIDLNYWLDRCEKIGFKIHHKDDRCFFIHPNSLGGILLEFIRFAEDDPMKSSSLLQN; encoded by the coding sequence ATGGATTCTAAAAAGAATCAAATAAAATTTCATCATATTAGTATTGTTGTAAAATCAAATACAATCAAAGACTTGCTTTTTACTTTTTTCGATGAATTAAAAGAAAGTGCACTACCTTTTAATTTTGAGAGCGTAGATCTAACGCTTCTACCTCTTGGCGGAGCCTACTTAGAACTTGTCCATCCACACGGGAATGAACAGATGGAGAAATTCTTAAAAGTAAGAGGAGAAGCCATACATCATTTTTGTTTTGAAGTTATAGATCTCAATTATTGGTTAGACAGATGCGAGAAAATTGGTTTTAAAATACATCATAAAGACGATAGATGCTTTTTTATCCACCCCAATTCTTTAGGAGGAATTTTATTGGAATTTATTAGATTTGCTGAAGATGATCCAATGAAAAGTTCATCCCTATTACAGAATTGA